DNA from Salinispora arenicola:
CCGGATGGCCGACCGCCGCGACCCCATGCTCACGTACGCGTTCACCGTGCTTGCCGCCAACAAGGAGGCCCGTCGGCTCGGGGCCCACGCCACGGTCGGCCGGGTACAGGTGGAACCGAACGCCACCAACGCCATCCCGGCGCAGGTGACCGGCTGGTTGGACGCCCGCGCGGCCGAGCCGGAGACCCTCGCCGGGCTCGTCCAGGCCGTGCACGACCGGGCCGCCGAGCGGGCCCGACGCGACGGCACCGGGCTGCGGCTGACGCGGGAGTCGAGCACGCCCCTCGTCGCGTTCGACGGTGGGCTGGCCAACCGGCTCGCCGGGCTGCTCGACGCGCCGGTGCTGCCGACCGGGGCGGGGCACGACGCCGGCGTGCTGGCCGGGCACCTGCCCACCGCTATGCTCTTCGTCCGCAACCCGACCGGAGTGTCGCACTCCCCCGCCGAGTCGGCGAACGACGACGACTGCGCGGCCGGGGTGCGCGCCCTCGCCGCCGTGTTGGAGGAGCTGACGTGACCCGTTGGCTCACCGAGTACGCGTGGCTTCCCGAGCACCCTGAACCGACCCCGGACGTGCTGATCGAGACCACCGGCGGCCGGATCACCGGGATCACCCCGCTGGCGGCCGAAAGCCGGCCGACCGCCGGGGTCGAGGTCTTCGCCGACGCGGTCCGCCTGCCCGGACTCACCCTGCCGGGGCTGGCCAACACGCACTCGCACGCCTTCCACCGCGCGTTGCGGGGCCGCACCCACGGCGGTCGCGGGGACTTCTGGACCTGGCGCGACCGGATGTACGAGGTGGCCACCCGGCTGGACCCGGACAGCTACCTCGCCCTCGCCCGCGCCGCCTACGCGGAGATGGCGCTGGCCGGAATCACCTGCGTCGGCGAGTTCCACTACCTGCACCACGGCCCGGACGGCACCCCGTACGCCGACCCGAACGCGATGGGGTCCGCCCTGGTCGAGGCGGCGGCGCAGGCCAGGATCCGGCTGACCCTGCTGGACGCCTGCTACCTGACCGCCACCGTGGCCGGCGATCCGCTGGTCGGACCACAACGGCGCTTCGGGGACGGTGACGCCCACCGCTGGGCGGAGCGGGCGGCGGCGTTCGCCCCCACCGGCGCGCACCTCCGGGTCGGCGCCGCGATCCACTCGGTGCGCGCCGTGCCCGCCGACCAACTGGCGACGGTGGCCGCCTCCGCGAACGACCGGGACGTGCCGCTCCACGCGCACCTCTCCGAGCAGCCG
Protein-coding regions in this window:
- a CDS encoding formimidoylglutamate deiminase; its protein translation is MTRWLTEYAWLPEHPEPTPDVLIETTGGRITGITPLAAESRPTAGVEVFADAVRLPGLTLPGLANTHSHAFHRALRGRTHGGRGDFWTWRDRMYEVATRLDPDSYLALARAAYAEMALAGITCVGEFHYLHHGPDGTPYADPNAMGSALVEAAAQARIRLTLLDACYLTATVAGDPLVGPQRRFGDGDAHRWAERAAAFAPTGAHLRVGAAIHSVRAVPADQLATVAASANDRDVPLHAHLSEQPAENDACRAEHGCTPTRLLADRGALGQHTTVVHATHPTSSDITVLGDSRTRVCLCPTTERDLADGIGPARRMANAGSALSLGSDSHAVVDLFEEARAVELDERLRTRQRGHFTAGELVTAATVAGHVALAWGDAGRLAVGDRADLVTVRLDSPRTAGVPAVGAFFAATAADVSQVVVDGQVVVRDGRHQMVDVPAELATSIAEVTGTP